Proteins co-encoded in one Hartmannibacter diazotrophicus genomic window:
- a CDS encoding site-specific integrase, with translation MMKEDTARHEGLPSNVESPPLPPHLQDLTDRARTYVEAASSQNTRRAYAADWKQFCAWCRRANMDPLPPDPHVVGLYITALASGTATGAKGPSTVATIERRLSAIAWNYAQRGLPLDRKDRAIATVLAGIRNTHAAPPRQKEAILPEELIAMLETLDRGTLRGLRDRAMLLFGFAGGLRRSEITGLDLGRDQTDDGRGWIEILQKGLLVTLRGKTGWREVEIGRGSSDVTCPVAAIETWIKFAKLVHGPLFRRVTGQGKTVGPDRLKDQEVARLVKKAILASGIRGDLPEAERVKLFAGHSLRAGFASSAEVDERYVQKQLGHASTEMTRLYQRRRDRFRVNLTKAAGL, from the coding sequence ATGATGAAGGAAGATACTGCTCGACACGAAGGTCTGCCATCGAATGTAGAGTCCCCTCCCCTGCCGCCACATCTGCAGGATCTCACCGACCGCGCCCGCACCTACGTCGAGGCCGCAAGCTCCCAAAACACCCGCCGCGCCTATGCTGCCGACTGGAAACAGTTCTGTGCCTGGTGCCGACGCGCTAACATGGATCCCCTTCCGCCGGATCCGCACGTCGTCGGTCTTTACATCACCGCGCTCGCTTCCGGCACGGCAACAGGCGCCAAAGGACCGAGCACGGTTGCGACCATCGAGCGGCGCCTTTCCGCGATTGCGTGGAACTATGCCCAACGAGGGCTTCCGCTCGACCGAAAAGACCGTGCCATCGCCACGGTGCTCGCAGGTATCCGTAACACGCATGCTGCCCCACCGCGCCAGAAAGAGGCCATTCTTCCGGAAGAGCTGATCGCCATGCTGGAAACGCTTGATCGCGGCACGCTTCGCGGCCTGCGCGACCGGGCGATGCTGCTCTTCGGCTTTGCCGGCGGCCTGCGTCGCTCTGAAATCACTGGCCTCGACCTTGGCCGCGATCAAACAGACGACGGCCGTGGCTGGATCGAGATTTTGCAAAAGGGTCTTCTCGTCACCTTGCGTGGCAAGACCGGCTGGCGCGAGGTCGAAATCGGCCGCGGTTCCTCCGACGTCACCTGTCCCGTTGCCGCCATTGAGACCTGGATCAAGTTCGCAAAACTCGTTCACGGGCCTTTGTTCCGGAGGGTCACCGGTCAGGGCAAAACCGTCGGCCCGGACCGGCTCAAGGATCAGGAGGTCGCCCGCCTCGTCAAAAAGGCCATTTTGGCCTCCGGAATTCGCGGTGACCTGCCTGAAGCAGAGCGGGTCAAACTGTTTGCCGGTCATTCACTGCGCGCCGGCTTCGCCTCCTCGGCCGAGGTCGACGAACGCTACGTGCAAAAGCAGCTCGGCCACGCTTCGACTGAAATGACGCGCCTATATCAGCGAAGACGGGACAGGTTCAGGGTCAACCTGACCAAAGCGGCGGGGCTATAG
- a CDS encoding type II toxin-antitoxin system VapC family toxin, with translation MVIDTSAIVAIFFNEPDAMTYRERIAADPIRLISAATLLEASMVIEGRFGEAGGAEFDLWLHKAEVEVVAVNHEHADQARRAWRRYGKGRHPASLNYGDCFSYALSSLSGEPLLFKGNDFKQTDIQAVS, from the coding sequence ATGGTAATCGACACATCGGCAATTGTTGCAATTTTCTTCAATGAGCCGGATGCGATGACATATCGCGAACGCATCGCTGCCGACCCGATACGCTTGATTTCGGCGGCAACGCTGCTGGAAGCTTCGATGGTCATCGAGGGCCGGTTTGGTGAAGCGGGGGGTGCGGAATTCGATCTTTGGCTGCATAAGGCCGAGGTAGAGGTCGTTGCGGTAAACCATGAACACGCCGACCAGGCGCGGCGAGCATGGCGCCGCTACGGAAAGGGCCGTCATCCGGCGAGCCTGAATTATGGAGACTGCTTTTCCTACGCTCTTTCGAGCCTGTCCGGCGAGCCCCTCCTTTTCAAGGGCAACGACTTCAAACAGACAGATATCCAGGCGGTATCATGA
- a CDS encoding type II toxin-antitoxin system VapB family antitoxin encodes MALSIKDPETEKLARALAVRTGETITVATRRALEERLRRIGLDAKKAALIEDMEAMQRRLSVLPVLDDRSADDIIGYDENGIPI; translated from the coding sequence ATGGCCCTCAGCATCAAAGATCCCGAAACTGAAAAACTCGCACGCGCGCTGGCGGTGCGGACCGGCGAAACCATCACGGTTGCGACACGGCGCGCTCTCGAGGAGCGCCTCAGGCGTATCGGGTTGGATGCGAAAAAGGCTGCTCTGATCGAGGACATGGAGGCCATGCAACGTCGCCTGAGCGTCCTGCCGGTGCTCGACGATCGCAGCGCCGATGACATTATCGGCTACGACGAAAACGGAATTCCGATCTGA